Below is a window of Leishmania braziliensis MHOM/BR/75/M2904 complete genome, chromosome 16 DNA.
CGCCGTATCGTCACGCGCGCGTTCCAGGCGGCGTCGCGTTGCTGCCTCTTCGCCAGCACCGTGCGCAGTCTCTGCACCTCGCTGGACTGGTGGGCcactcgctgctgatgcgacTCGGACCACTTCTTCACGTACTCACGGTACTCGCGCTCGCCGTGGTGTTTGAAGAAAAGCCGATTCGGGTGCTGTGCAGCGAGTAgctgctcctcgctctccgccccggtggcgagcagcagctgctcgaccCCGGCGGGAGAGGTCATTGCGCCAGCAAGCCACAGAGACGGGTAGCGCTTGCGCTCCTCCATCCTCCTCATGCGCTTCTCGTGGCGCGAGGTGAGATGCTGCACGCTCGACTGCATGCACTCGCGACACGTCGTGCTCGTTTCCGAGGCAGGGATGAGGGGAAGTAAGAAGTGTTCAATGTTGTCTTCGTTTACGCTCCAGTGCGGGCTCGACGTGCGCAGGACGCCAGAGCGATGCGCCACCGTGAGCAACTCCACAAAGCGGTGCACCCAGTAGCGCCGCAAGGAGTTCGGGATGGCCACGACGTGTTGATCAGAGCGCACGGCACCGTGAGGGCAAAGCAACTGAACCGACAGGTCCCAGTCGCCACGGCTGACGTTAAGGGGGGCCAGGCTAAACGGGCCGCCAGCGTTCGCAAGAGATGTAGAGACTGTCTCGGGCACCATAGAAGACGCTGAAGAAAAggcggaagaggcggaggcggtcgccgttgccgccggcaacggcggcggtgccacccGTGCCTCGCGCATCACCAGCACACCCGTGTAGCCCTCGGACTGCCGCACGCGGCCCCAGCCAAGCTGGCTCGCGTAGAACGAAGCCCACACCTCGACGATGGTCTTGCTGACGAACacacgctgctgttgctcatCGGCCTTCTCCTCTGCATCCTCAGGCTGCCGTGTGCTCTGCGTACCAGCAGTTAGTGCAGCGGCCTCGGGCCCGGTACTGCTGCTGACCTCGTCGTTTTTCCCGCCTGCCCCGTGGCTCTTCCACTGCTCCGACTCTTCCCAGGCGCAGGTAAGGCtgagctccgcctcctcatcctccgcAGCGCGCGATGCGAGCGTCTGCACTCCAGCGGCCATGGCGGCGACACAAAGCGGGCACATGCTGGCGTCCGTGAAGGCGCAACTCGGCTGAGTGTCGCAGGCGGAGCCGCCGTTAGCCAGCGACTCGCGCAGACGAGCCGCCATCGACGCGCCCAGTGTGGAGGACGATGCAGAGCTGTCGTTGCTTGCCGCTACTGTCAAGGGTGAGCCGCAGACGCCGAGAAAATAGGTTAGCTTGGCATACGCAGATGCCGAGACAACCTTGTACGATGCCCACGGTAACACATAGCCGTGTGCACAGGTTACCGAGGACAACGCTTGCAGCAACGAGTACTGGCGCACCTGCTGATAAACCTCTTCAACAGTCTGCATGTGGCCGTGGCGGAGGAAGCCGACCGTGGCCGTCGCCACAGCCCTCTCCACTGCAACACTGGTGCCACTGACCGAGGCGCCCTCCTCGCACCCAACAGCAATCAGCTTCGTaccaacaccagcagcactgctcgCAAGCGCAGAGTTGGTATCATCGCCGGTAGAACCTGTGGCAGCGTCCGAGTCCTTCCGGTTGCGCTTCAGCTGCGACTCGGGACCGCTgccgagcgccgccgcgtccacgTAGGCAggcaagaagaagcggcCAAAGTGCTGCAGCCAAAGGGTGGGAAGCACGTAGAGGgacggtggtgccgctgcggttgACAGCCATGCCGGGGGGCTCGTGGTGCTCGTGGTGCTCGTGGGGTTCACGAACACGGCcttcgcagcggcggcccaCAAGTCgaagagcgccgccacctgcgcaCGCTGCCCCGTCCAGTGGTGGCGCTTGGCGACGCACTCACCATTCACGCGATCAACGTACTGGCGCAAGTACACGGGGTACTCTGCCGGGATGGGGGCGACGCTGGTGGACGGAATGGCAGCGAcaggctgcggctgcagcggcttgcCCGGGCAGGGGGAGGCCGACACCGACGCAGAGCTTGGAGATGATGGAGTGGGGATGCGGTGATACACGAGCAGGTAAGCGTCTGGCGACGTGCCGCGCTGCCCTTGGTAGCGGTTCAGCCTCGAAACCTCTGCGTCGTTGAAGTTCAGCCACGAGCTGCTTCTACCACCGCTACTGCTGCCCGGTTCcgccgaggcgctggagaCCTTTCCGTGGTAGGTGTAGTGGCCAGATACAGCGGTGTCGCCAAGATGGTTCACGACACCGCGCAGCTCGTACATATGATGGCTCTCGCTCTGCTCTGGAGCCgcgccgtcaccaccagcggCTGCAGATGTATTGCTCCACTTCTGCTCATGCCACTGTCGCATGTACGTCTCCATGTCGAGCTGAAGCggaaaggaggcggtggtggtcactttgtgtcgctgcagcgtgtGCAGGTCGAACTCAAAGCGGTTCCAGTGGATCACAAGCACATCAGGTAGGGTGCGCATGTACTGTAGAGaagtcgccaccgccgtttGGCCGCACTTCTCGCACACGAAGccatccaccgcctccggCTTCGAGAACTCTGACAGGGAGTCCTCTAGGGTAGAGCAAACAGGCAGCGAGAGATACAAGAACGGCTCGGCTCGCTTGGCGGACCGGCCGCACGCGCCACACTGCCGGTCGTAGAGGAGCGTTCCGGAGAAGGTGCTGGTGACGGCGGCCCTCACCATTGCACCACAATGGCACCGCAGCCaatccagcagcagcgtgaagAACTCCTGCGCATCCTGCTGCACCTTCACATCAAGGGAAAGGTACGTGGCGAATGATTTCGGGTCTGCGCCAACACCTTCGCGACTGAAGGCCATTAGTGCAAAGAGCTCCCTGAGCCCCGACTCGGCCAGCTGGCTAACACCAGCGCCACCCTGGGCATCTGTCACCGCTACGCAGTGACGATCGTGCCCTACGGCGTCATCAAGAATCGCTCGGCGCACCGGAGCAATGCTAAAgatgagctgcagcacggAGCTGAAGTAACATGTGTTCATCAAGTTGCGCACGCCACGCCACAAGCAAGGGAAGGTTGGGTCGCTCATCACAGTGCGCTCGGCTGCATCGTCAGCGGCCGTCGCGCTCTGTGAAGCCTCTGCTAAGTGTTCGCAAGTGCTCTTTGTGGCTCGTACCGTGCCGTGCTCGCGCGCCGACGAggcggacgacgacgcgACGTCGCCACTTGCCGCGATTACACTGCTGCCCTTCACCGTAGGCAGTGGCACCACGTACGGGCCGTCTCCCATTATTGCTCTCAAGCAGTCctcgcgcgtcgctgcgtcgctgccgagAAGCTGGAGCCCCACCATGCACTGCGGCGACGCGGTGCAGTTCAGCAGACGATCATTCTTGGCCGTGTGCTTCGTCATGCATGGCGTCTGCAGGCGGTACGCCTTGCGTAGCAGTGCAGGTGGCAGGGCAGTGCGCAGTGCCCGCATCTCCTCGGAGAGCGCGGTGCGTTCGTTGGGGTGTAGAGACGACTGATAAGACCCTTCTTCTCCCAACGAgttggcagaggcggcacagGTGTCTCTGCCCATGCTGTCCTCCGCGTCAACATTGATCACTGTACGACCAtcctccactgctgccccgGCAACCGACTCCATGGAAATGGGGCTGCCGGCAGTAAAGGTTGACGGTGGCGCCAGCATCCCCAGCAGCTCTTGCCGAGGGGTGTAGTGAACACGAGCACATCCCTGTAGCACCTCCGACGCCCAGAGATCACTCGCACCAAGCTGGACAGCAGACGCCGTCTTCGCCATGCAAGCACTCATGAATGTGACTGTCCCTTTTGGGGTGATcacgaagaggaagggaagtgGCAAAATGCAAAACACGCGAAGGCAACGGGGAagtggtgagggggggggggggggggggggcagcgcgGCGAAGAGCGCCGGTGCAGCCAAAGTAGCGGCAGTCGATCGAAACaacaagaggaggaggaggaggaggggggtggtcAAGCAGGCGCACGTGCAAGTGTGGAGGTATCGGAGAAAGGCAAAATGTGTGAGACAAGAGAGTAAAAGACACTCGCCGATCAAATTAGTGGACTTTGGTCTcaggggtggggtggagaggggaggaagaggagagccACGCCAGCCGCCACCATCGACGTCGACTCACGTCTCTCTGAGTTAAATAAAGTTGGGATTCAAATGAGCCAAAAGtgagcgcgcgtgtgggtcCGTCGATTAGAGAATTCAGAAGTAGGAATGCGTGAATTAAGCCACTCAAATGTATCTATcatacccctcccccctaccgtctccccctccccccccaccaccaccaccactgtcgaTAGAATATAAAGGGGGTCGGATGTGGAGAGGTGTACGCGGCGATTGCGTCCCTCGTCTCTGTCgccaagagagagggtgtatggagggaggaagaaggatgCGTATGGCTAGCCAACACAGCACACCGACTGCTACACACGACACCAAACAATAACGAGAACCAACCAACCAAGGTAGAACGAGttcctcccccacctcctccactaCTATTACTACggtgtgttcgtgtgtgGTGACCGTTGCCTTTCGTTCTCCCTCGCGCACGCGCGGAGGTGAccaggcaggcaggcagggaaggggggggggggggcagaaggGGAGGCGTTTTGGGAGAgggatggcggcggcgacttTACCACCAACGTGGGCACGATAGAGGGAGAGACCGGGGAGGGGAACAAAGAAAGCAGAGCAGAGATGACGGTTGAGTCAAAGTCACCACGACATCAAGTGCACAAGTGACACGAtgcggagaggagagaccGAGAACACGGTGGAAGAAGGTCAGATGCAGAACCCTGCCTTAGCTGGAGACATGATTGAGCAAGCACGCGCCAACACTGCAGCTGAACACGCATGCACGTCCATGCAACGAGCTCACCTGCCGCCccatcgcccccccccaccttGCCCTCAACAGGTGTGGAAGGGTTCAGTGCTCGGcactcttttccttctgccTAATAGCGCCGTGAGTTGAGTCTTATGTGCCTGTGATATGCGTATGTGCGAAGACAGCTTTACAACCCTTGCGAgaccgcgccgccgctctttTCCATCGCctaccacctcctccctggagggggggagggggaagctcaaccgtgtgtgtgtgtgagtagGCACGACCGCCGTCCAGTGCGTAACGGACTTGGacagaaagggagagggggtgaagggggggggggcctttTTTGAAGGAAAGCTGTGCTTTGATCCGCGCCTTGTAGCGAGTGGTGTTGCGGGCGCCCCTCCAGCGCTGAGCAGAGCAGAGCAGACCGAAGCCCTCACTCTTCCTAATTAACAaaacccccacacacacaccttgCCATGGCGCAAGAGAATCACCCGCGGCGAAGCCAAGACCCCTTCATGACAGTAGAGTGAGTAGTGGGTACTGGTCCGACACGGAGCAGCGCACGCGAGAGTTCACCCGTGCCTGAtgcgacggcgatggcgacgccTCCCCGGTTCGGGTTGCCTGGGATACATTGGTCACCTCTGGTCCAGCTTCTCCCGACTTGCTCTCGATATCGCCTCCAGGTGTCTCAGCAGTCGCTGACGGTGTTAGCGTGGTAGGCCTCTGCTTACTGTACTGAGCTGTGATATACCGTGCATGCCAGGCCTGCTCGACTGCCGacagctccacctccactgTGGGCCGCAGTACCACAACACGACAGTAGGGATACTGCCGCAGAAAAGGGTGGGCGGAGAGATGCCCGCTTCGCGAGGCTGGGCCACGGCGCACCCAGCCACGCAGCAGGCAGCGCTGAAACCGCCCCGAGACCTCTGGCATCCCTGCGGTGAGGTCACCCGACGTGCAAACATCGTCGCCACTGACCTCTGCCACGCGATGGTGCTCCGCCCCCGAAGAAGAAGCCGCACCGCCAACCCGGTGCTCAGCACCCTCAACAAACGTCCCTCCCCgcgcagaagaagagcgcagTTGCCACGAGCCCGTCGCAC
It encodes the following:
- a CDS encoding putative ubiquitin hydrolase, which codes for MRALRTALPPALLRKAYRLQTPCMTKHTAKNDRLLNCTASPQCMVGLQLLGSDAATREDCLRAIMGDGPYVVPLPTVKGSSVIAASGDVASSSASSAREHGTVRATKSTCEHLAEASQSATAADDAAERTVMSDPTFPCLWRGVRNLMNTCYFSSVLQLIFSIAPVRRAILDDAVGHDRHCVAVTDAQGGAGVSQLAESGLRELFALMAFSREGVGADPKSFATYLSLDVKVQQDAQEFFTLLLDWLRCHCGAMVRAAVTSTFSGTLLYDRQCGACGRSAKRAEPFLYLSLPVCSTLEDSLSEFSKPEAVDGFVCEKCGQTAVATSLQYMRTLPDVLVIHWNRFEFDLHTLQRHKVTTTASFPLQLDMETYMRQWHEQKWSNTSAAAGGDGAAPEQSESHHMYELRGVVNHLGDTAVSGHYTYHGKVSSASAEPGSSSGGRSSSWLNFNDAEVSRLNRYQGQRGTSPDAYLLVYHRIPTPSSPSSASVSASPCPGKPLQPQPVAAIPSTSVAPIPAEYPVYLRQYVDRVNGECVAKRHHWTGQRAQVAALFDLWAAAAKAVFVNPTSTTSTTSPPAWLSTAAAPPSLYVLPTLWLQHFGRFFLPAYVDAAALGSGPESQLKRNRKDSDAATGSTGDDTNSALASSAAGVGTKLIAVGCEEGASVSGTSVAVERAVATATVGFLRHGHMQTVEEVYQQVRQYSLLQALSSVTCAHGYVLPWASYKVVSASAYAKLTYFLGVCGSPLTVAASNDSSASSSTLGASMAARLRESLANGGSACDTQPSCAFTDASMCPLCVAAMAAGVQTLASRAAEDEEAELSLTCAWEESEQWKSHGAGGKNDEVSSSTGPEAAALTAGTQSTRQPEDAEEKADEQQQRVFVSKTIVEVWASFYASQLGWGRVRQSEGYTGVLVMREARVAPPPLPAATATASASSAFSSASSMVPETVSTSLANAGGPFSLAPLNVSRGDWDLSVQLLCPHGAVRSDQHVVAIPNSLRRYWVHRFVELLTVAHRSGVLRTSSPHWSVNEDNIEHFLLPLIPASETSTTCRECMQSSVQHLTSRHEKRMRRMEERKRYPSLWLAGAMTSPAGVEQLLLATGAESEEQLLAAQHPNRLFFKHHGEREYREYVKKWSESHQQRVAHQSSEVQRLRTVLAKRQQRDAAWNARVTIRRCRRSRDDGRGAGEAANPPSSPTTVSPPEMATTAAAAPDPQSLESRLSHAEETLKKLMAQAVPDCTVAYGCVPTWWVARWYAAMQSEDSQSGTNKEGGDAYGEALLALPRISFEKLKCEHCASLLEVSWLNPSDCFWQGTRAKRAELLWNDVQVERAGASSATSPPTGHSAAEHRSQCWLPPMVILPMEEYVALLTQYGEPGMLERSTTSTGGSAGAFTAEAALGGAEPRPEVTDVDVEATADVASSEAAKEPRDPSASSTGNFKAASPSTPPPAAVPMTRARGPTVPVADAVIQVRFYNGVRQLVPPTCAQCCATMLANFDVHCESFVNGSLQLNIHVRKSRKNYYDAVSVLTSASVQHTGGSTVKAAEGVSSIVATKTDVIPSGIHYYTTLGQLKVYISAHLREKHGYLVPAEVLQIGRGKNKPLKRRSPPPHTTEGSAQLDDATLQELGIRDGETLSVQSVDIIAQTCATTEAIDEEWEAIPPELLQADARGGASAASAVREHTVAFRETRLQGGHGGSIPAASHAVSAAAVGVFGAVPTVGVASPMEEQGVTCCVCTFLNAPDMVMCEMCEAPLPRV